Below is a window of Pseudarthrobacter equi DNA.
GAATCCGAGCCCAGGTTCTTCTGGACCACGAGGTAGGCAGTTCCTCCCGGCGCCAGCCGCGGCAGCCAAAGTTTCAGCAGGGAGTGCAGCTCATCCTTGCCGATCCGGATTGGCGGGTTCGACCAGATGGTGTCGAACCGCACCCCGGGATCCACGTCCTCCGGCGTGCTCGCTGCAACATTCGACAGGCCCAGCGCGGCGGCGTTCCCATTGGTCAGGGCAATGCAGCGTTCGTTCACGTCCACGGCGTAGACCTGCGCGTGGGGTGCCTTCAGCGCCATCGTCAGGGCGATGGGGCCCCAGCCGCAGCCGATATCCAGGAGGTTGCCGGTGGCTGCAGGTGCGGGAACCTCCGCCAGCAGCACGGCGGTTCCCTTATCGATTCCGTCCGGGCTGAAGATGCCGTTCGAGGTCTGCAGCGTCCGCGTTTCTCCGGCGAGTTCCACCGTCAGCGGTTTCCGTGTGAAGGGGCCGGCGGGCGATGCGCTGAAATAGTGTGCGGACTCCATAACTGGCCAGAGTAGTTCCCCCCGCAGCGTAATGGGAAACCGCGCCGCGGCGCCTCTGTTAGTCTTGACAGCATGTTCTTGATCTTCGAGTAGCCGGCATGGGCACTTGCCCGTCCCGCTCCCTTGTCCGCGGTGTCCACTCCCGCCAGCGATTCTGCCCACAGCGACGCAGGTTTTCCGCCTTCCGCTTGTGCACCGGACCAAACTCCAACGTTTGCTCCGCACGCCGGACAACACTCGAAGCTTGATCCGCTCTTGCTTCCTGCCGTGATGCCGGTCCCAAACCGTTCCGCCGGCTTTCCTACGCGGCGCCCACGCTGCCGCGGCATTGTTGCCCGGCTGCCAGTACAGGAGACTCTGCATGACCGCAGCCCCTCAGCCCAGCGCGAATACTTCACCAGATTCCACCGAACGGCACTATTCTGGAAATGCCGAAACTTCAAAGGAGACCATGACCAGCCAGCCCAACACCGGATCCGATCCAGCGTCCCAGGATATGAGTCCTGCGGAGATCCAAGCTGTTATCGACAGGATCCTCGCCAAGGACGTACCGGCCAGCTCCAGGACGTCCGGCGGTGCCGGCGACGCGAAGGCGGTCCTCGGCAAGGCCCAGGCCATCTCCCACCTGGACGACGAGCACTCTGAATACGACGGCGACCAGCAGGACCTCGAAGAGCGGCGCGCCCTGCGCCGCACGGCAGGCCTTTCCACCGAGCTCGAAGACGTTACCGAGGTCGAATACCGCCAGCTGCGGCTGGAGCGCGTGGTCCTTGCCGGACTGTGGTCCGAAGGCACCCTGGCCGACGCCGAGAACTCCCTGCGGGAACTCGCAGCCCTGGCCGAGACCGCCGGTTCGGAAGTGCTGGACGGCCTCGTGCAGCGCCGTGCCAAGCCGGACCCCGGCACGTTCCTGGGCTCGGGCAAGGCGCAGGAGCTCAAGGACATTGTCATGTCCACGGGAGCGGACACGGTGGTGGTCGATGCCGAGCTGGCACCGTCCCAGCGGCGCGGGCTGGAAGACATCGTCAAGGTCAAGGTCATCGACCGCACCGGGCTCATCCTGGACATCTTCGCGCAGCATGCGAAGAGCCGCGAAGGCAAGGCCCAGGTTGAGCTGGCGCAGCTCGAGTACCTGCTTCCGCGCCTGCGCGGCTGGGGCGACTCGATGTCCCGCCAGGCCGGCGGCCAGGTGGGCGGTGCCGCCGCCGGCATGGGTTCGCGCGGTCCCGGTGAGACGAAGATCGAACTGGACCGCCGCCGGATCCGTACCCGGATGGCCAAGCTGCGGCGCGAAATCGCGGCGATGAAGCCTGCCCGGGAAACCAAGCGCGCCAACCGTCGTCGTAATGAAGTGCCGTCCGTAGCAATTGCGGGCTACACGAACGCTGGAAAGTCGTCCCTTCTCAACAGGTTGACCGATGCCGGGGTGCTGGTAGAGAACGCCCTGTTCGCCACGCTGGACCCCACCATCCGCAAAGCCGAGACATCTGACGGCCTGGGTTACACGCTGGCCGACACCGTGGGCTTCGTCCGGTCCCTCCCCACCCAGCTGGTGGAGGCCTTCCGGTCCACCTTGGAGGAAGTGGCCGATTCCGACCTCATCCTGCATGTGGTGGATGCGTCCCACCCGGATCCTGAAGGCCAGATCGCCGCTGTGAGGAAGGTCTTCGGCGAGGTTGACGCCCGCAAGATCCCGGAGATCATCGTCCTGAACAAGGCCGACGCCGCAGATCCCTTCGTGGTGGAACGGCTGAAGCAGCGTGAACCGCGCCATGTGGTGGTTTCGGCGCGCACCGGCGAGGGAATCGCGGAACTGCTGAAGACCATCAGCGAATCGATTCCGCGTCCCGGCGTCCAGCTGGAGCTCCTTATCCCGTACAACCGCGGCGACCTGATCAGCAAGCTGCACGACTCCGACGCGGAGATCATCAGCATGGACCATGTCGAGGCCGGAACCCGGGCGGTGGTGAAGGTCCGCGAGGGCCTGGCCGCCGAACTGGAATCCTTTGCCGTCAATGCCTGAGGCTGTGGCAACTGAATCCAAGGAAACGGCCGGCGGGCAGCTCGTCATCGAGCTGCTCGACCGGGCCGTTTCCGCCATGGGCGGCCAAAGCCGCTCCGGGCAGCATGAAATGGCGCGGCAAGTGGCGCAGGCCATCGAAACGGGAAACCACCTGCTGGTGCAGGCCGGGACCGGTACCGGAAAGTCACTGGCATACCTGATCCCGCTGATCGCCCATGCTCTTGAAAGCAACAAGCCCGCCCTGGTGTCCACGGCCACCCTTGCCCTGCAGACGCAGATTGTGGGCAGGGACCTGCCGCGGCTCCTCAAAGCCATCACCCCGGCCCTCGACCGTCCGGTCAAGGTGGCGCTGGTCAAGGGCCGGTCCAATTACGTGTGCCGGCACAAGCTGGAAGGCGGGTTTCCCTCCGAGGAACCCTCCGAGGGGCAGCTCTTCTCCCTCGGTGAGGACACCAGCGTGCCGCACTTCGCCGCAGCCGCCGGCGGGCCGCAGTCCCAGCTCGGAAAGGAAGTGGTCCGGCTCCGGGAATGGGCGGAAAAGACGTCCACAGGAGACCGGGACGAACTCCTGCCCGGCGTGACGGACCGCGCCTGGAAGCAGGTGTCCGTGACGTCCATGGAGTGCCTGGGCTCCCAGAAATGCCCCCTGGCCGAGGAATGCTTCAGCGAGCTGGCCCGCCAGGACGCTGCCGATGCCGACGTCGTGGTGACCAACCATGCCATGCTCGCGGTCAGTGCGTTCGAGGGACTCGCGGTGCTGCCCGAGTACGACGTTGTGGTGGTGGATGAGGCCCACGAGCTGCAGGACCGGGTTACCGGTGCAGTGTCCGGCCAGCTCTCCGTCGCCATGGTCCACGCCGCTGCCTCAGGCGCCCGCAAACACACGGCGATCACCGTGGACGCGCTCAACGCCGCCGCAGCGAACCTGGAGCTGGCCCTTGCCGGCGTCCCAAGCGGGCTGCTCCCCAACGGACTGAACGACGAACAGCTCGACTGCGTGGACCAGCTGCGCGAGGCCTGCAGGGCGGCGCTGTCCGACTCCAAGGGGGACAGCAGCAACACGGCCGACGGCGGCAGGCAGCTTGCGCGTTCACGCCTGATGCTCATCCTCGAACTGTCCGAACGGCTATTGGCGGCAAAGGAGAACCGCGAGGTCGTGTGGATCTCGCGCGCCGGAACCTTCGATCCCGGCCAGGGCTATACCCAACCTGACGACAGTGCTCCTGCGCTGGTCAATATCGCGCCGTTGTCCGTGGCCGGGAGGCTGCGTGAGGGGCTCTTCGCCGGGCATACAGTGGTCCTGACGTCCGCAACCCTGGCCATCGGTTCTGCCTTCGAGCCCGCCGCCGGGGGATTGGGCCTCGTGGGCGAAGGGGCGCCGGCCTGGACCGGGATCGACGTCGGCTCGCCGTTCGACTATCCCAAGCAGGGGATCCTGTACGTGGCCGGGCACCTGCCCAAGCCGGGCCGTGGTGCGTCACCCGAATCGCTTGCAGAGCTGGAGGC
It encodes the following:
- a CDS encoding ATP-dependent DNA helicase, giving the protein MPEAVATESKETAGGQLVIELLDRAVSAMGGQSRSGQHEMARQVAQAIETGNHLLVQAGTGTGKSLAYLIPLIAHALESNKPALVSTATLALQTQIVGRDLPRLLKAITPALDRPVKVALVKGRSNYVCRHKLEGGFPSEEPSEGQLFSLGEDTSVPHFAAAAGGPQSQLGKEVVRLREWAEKTSTGDRDELLPGVTDRAWKQVSVTSMECLGSQKCPLAEECFSELARQDAADADVVVTNHAMLAVSAFEGLAVLPEYDVVVVDEAHELQDRVTGAVSGQLSVAMVHAAASGARKHTAITVDALNAAAANLELALAGVPSGLLPNGLNDEQLDCVDQLREACRAALSDSKGDSSNTADGGRQLARSRLMLILELSERLLAAKENREVVWISRAGTFDPGQGYTQPDDSAPALVNIAPLSVAGRLREGLFAGHTVVLTSATLAIGSAFEPAAGGLGLVGEGAPAWTGIDVGSPFDYPKQGILYVAGHLPKPGRGASPESLAELEALIRASNGGALCLFSSRRAAEEAAEALRPKLGMTVLCQGDSTMTALVKQFADEPDTCLFGTMSLWQGVDVPGVSCRLVVIDRIPFPRPDDPLMTARSRAVAQAGGNGFMSVSATHAAIRLAQGAGRLIRSTGDKGVVAVLDSRLATERYAGFLRGALPPFWATTDRTTAIAALERLAGETP
- a CDS encoding class I SAM-dependent methyltransferase is translated as MESAHYFSASPAGPFTRKPLTVELAGETRTLQTSNGIFSPDGIDKGTAVLLAEVPAPAATGNLLDIGCGWGPIALTMALKAPHAQVYAVDVNERCIALTNGNAAALGLSNVAASTPEDVDPGVRFDTIWSNPPIRIGKDELHSLLKLWLPRLAPGGTAYLVVQKNLGSDSLQRWLAAELDASFTVTRESTSKSFRVLKVRKASQTPQ
- the hflX gene encoding GTPase HflX, coding for MTSQPNTGSDPASQDMSPAEIQAVIDRILAKDVPASSRTSGGAGDAKAVLGKAQAISHLDDEHSEYDGDQQDLEERRALRRTAGLSTELEDVTEVEYRQLRLERVVLAGLWSEGTLADAENSLRELAALAETAGSEVLDGLVQRRAKPDPGTFLGSGKAQELKDIVMSTGADTVVVDAELAPSQRRGLEDIVKVKVIDRTGLILDIFAQHAKSREGKAQVELAQLEYLLPRLRGWGDSMSRQAGGQVGGAAAGMGSRGPGETKIELDRRRIRTRMAKLRREIAAMKPARETKRANRRRNEVPSVAIAGYTNAGKSSLLNRLTDAGVLVENALFATLDPTIRKAETSDGLGYTLADTVGFVRSLPTQLVEAFRSTLEEVADSDLILHVVDASHPDPEGQIAAVRKVFGEVDARKIPEIIVLNKADAADPFVVERLKQREPRHVVVSARTGEGIAELLKTISESIPRPGVQLELLIPYNRGDLISKLHDSDAEIISMDHVEAGTRAVVKVREGLAAELESFAVNA